In Colletotrichum higginsianum IMI 349063 chromosome 1, whole genome shotgun sequence, one genomic interval encodes:
- a CDS encoding Linoleate diol synthase encodes MSFDQKFMAGDTYGDERKSSANFFSDPAKVAADILKDCVGVRGQTTPAELVGLIKELLQKGEPLDDKKGTTEVLIGILTSLPATSEARVQLTNKLIDTLWGNLQHPPLSYVGGDVKFDVVNSQEPGAKDKPKAEDSIEFKAPDSDIILREQVPQAPDGLHHYRMPDGSFNNMLEPNLGKAGTPYAKTVRSVKALHGVKPDPGLLFDLLMARDDNTFKENPAGISSMLFYHASIIIHDIFRTNRTDMNKSDTSSYLDLAPLYGSSLKDQLEIRTMKEGRLKPDTFHEKRLLGQPAGVNVMLVLYSRFHNYVCDILLKINENGRFTLQCPADAGPEDSAKAVAKQDHDLFNTARLIVGGLYINICLHDYLRAITNTHHSKSDWTLDPRVEIGKQFDGEGVPRGVGNQVSVEFNLLYRFHSCISKKDERWIDGLFAKLFPDRKPEDLQNVGMAELGRALVTFEQSIPKDPSVRTFDNLERQPDGTFRDEDLARVLKDAMDDPAGCFGARMVPKALKVVEILGINQARKWQVGSLNAFREFFGLKKYDKFSEINSNPEIASLLEKLYTDPDMVELYPGLMIEDIKPARNTGSGICPTYSVGRAVLSDAVTLVRSDRFNTIDYTVSNLTAWGFNEVQQDYKTLGGSMLYKLIQRGLPNWFPYNSIAVMQPMYTRKANQAIAKELGTLHLYTSDDPKPPPKPVVLMTGAAIKQVLGNPKQFVVPWLQPLNALFTESKKDISWFMLAGDDPKNVQHRVNITKAMGKVPNLHNAVHDFVERVGGKLIEKETFKLREGLCQMDLIRDVAIPLNAQLLADLFYFDMRTDENPNGTLSAADLYRHLLNIRVWGVNNNDPAQAWNRRRRAAESVKVMIDSTRTLVSEVAAGRGLGFGIVSTISNVVGRKSNFKKDSLRSCGYKLAEELLAQGNSVDQVVDNMWLTAFGGIGVPFYEVMEFFLRRENASIWAEVQTLAQAKDEDGLHAYVREAQRLTSSQRNVRAATAPAEVEGKSIQPGNLVVMLLGEAGRNPKEVADAAKFDPQRKVDAVTAFSYGQHECVAKDIATAFIVGLVKLVADLKQLRPAPGQMGLVKTIRVGSEKAYLNDSWSYLGFDASTWKVHFDGHGKGGFQGDAQPNKPIDLGQYYYLLQKRKDDLFNGANGSS; translated from the exons ATGTCTTTCGACCAGAAGTTCATGGCCGGCGATACTTACGGAGATGAACGAAAGAGCTCGGCCAATTTCTTCTCTGACCCTGCCAAGGTCGCTGCCGATATCCTCAAAGACTGTGTGGGGGTGCGCGGCCAAACAACTCCGGCAGAGCTTGTAGGTCTCATCAAGGAGCTACTCCAGAAGGGTGagcccctcgacgacaagaaggg AACGACCGAGGTCTTGATCGGGATCCTGACATCCCTCCCGGCTACATCAGAGGCCAGAGTGCAGCTCACCAACAAGCTCATCGACACTCTTTGGGGCAACCTCCAGCACCCCCCGCTGAGCTatgttggcggcgacgtcaaGTTCGATGTTGTCAACTCCCAGGAGCCGGGCGCCAAGGACAAGCCCAAGGCAGAGGACTCGATCGAATTCAAAGCCCCGGACAGCGACATCATCCTCCGTGAGCAAGTCCCCCAGGCACCTGATGGGCTTCACCACTACAGGATGCCGGACGGAAGCTTCAACAACATGCTCGAACCCAACCTGGGCAAGGCGGGCACCCCGTACGCCAAAACTGTGAGGTCCGTCAAGGCACTCCACGGTGTCAAGCCCGACCCAGGACTGCTCTTCGATCTGTTGATGGCTCGTGACGACAACACGTTCAAAGAGAACCCGGCAGGCATTTCGTCCATGCTCTTCTACCACGcgtccatcatcatccacgaCATCTTCAGGACCAACCGAACAGACATGAACAAATCCGACACTTCGTCGTACCTCGACTTGGCGCCCCTCTACGGTTCGTCTCTCAAAGACCAGTTGGAGATCCGCACCATGAAGGAGGGCCGGCTCAAGCCCGATACGTTCCACGAGAAGCGTCTTCTCGGACAACCGGCCGGCGTCAACGTCATGCTGGTTCTCTACAGCCGGTTCCACAACTACGTCTGCGATATTCTCTTGAAGATCAACGAGAACGGCCGCTTTACTCTGCAGTgtcccgccgacgccggccccgaAGACAGTGCCAAGGCCGTGGCCAAGCAGGACCACGATCTCTTCAACACGGCCCGCCTGATCGTCGGCGGTTTATACATCAACATCTGCCTCCACGACTACCTGCGGGCCATCACCAACACGCACCACTCCAAGAGCGACTGGACCCTCGACCCCCGCGTCGAGATCGGCAAGCAgttcgacggcgagggcgtgccGCGCGGCGTCGGGAACCAGGTCAGCGTCGAGTTCAACCTGCTGTACCGCTTCCACTCGTGCATCTCCAAGAAGGACGAGCGCTGGATCGACGGCTTATTCGCCAAGCTCTTCCCGGACCGCAAGCCCGAGGACCTGCAGAACGTCGGCATGGCCGAGCTCGGCCGGGCCTTGGTGACGTTCGAGCAGAGCATCCCCAAGGACCCGAGTGTTCGCACCTTTGATAACCTCGAGCGCCAGCCCGACGGTACCTTCAGAGACGAGGATCTCGCGCGAGTCTTGAAGGACGCTATGGACGATCCCGCCGGCTGCTTCGGCGCCCGCATGGTCCCGAAAGCCCTCAAAgtcgtcgagatcctcgGCATCAACCAGGCCCGCAAGTGGCAGGTTGGCAGTCTCAACGCCTTCCGGGAATTCTTTGGCCTCAAGAAGTACGACAAGTTCAGCGAGATCAACTCGAATCCGGAAATCGCGAGCCTCCTCGAGAAGTTGTACACTGACCCCGACATGGTTGAGCTCTACCCCGGCCTCATGATCGAGGACATCAAGCCTGCTCGGAACACGGGCAGCGGCATCTGTCCGACGTACTCCGTTGGACGAGCCGTGCTGTCCGACGCCGTCACTCTTGTGCGATCGGACAGGTTCAACACCATCGACTATACAGTCTCGAACCTGACGGCGTGGGGGTTCAACGAGGTCCAGCAGGACTACAAGACCCTTGGGGGCTCGATGCTGTACAAGCTCATCCAGCGCGGTCTTCCCAACTGGTTCCCGTACAactccatcgccgtcatGCAGCCCATGTACACCAGGAAGGCGAAccaggccatcgccaaggagctcggcacccttcaccTGTACACGTCGGACGacccgaagccgccgcccaagcccgtcgtcctcatGACCGGCGCGGCCATCAAGCAGGTCCTCGGCAACCCAAAGCAGTTTGTAGTGCCGTGGCTCCAGCCCCTGAACGCCCTGTTCACGGAGTCCAAGAAGGACATCAGCTGGTTCATGCTCGCGGGCGACGACCCCAAGAACGTCCAGCACCGCGTCAACATCACCAAGGCGATGGGCAAGGTGCCGAACCTGCACAACGCGGTCCACGACTTCGTCGAGCGCGTCGGCGGAAAGCTcatcgagaaggagacgTTCAAGCTGCGCGAGGGCCTCTGCCAGATGGACCTCATCCGCGACGTGGCCATCCCGCTCAACGCCCAGCTGCTCGCCGACCTCTTCTACTTCGACATGCGCACCGACGAGAACCCGAACGGCACCCTCAGCGCCGCGGACCTCTACCGCCACCTGCTCAACATCCGCGTCTGGGGcgtcaacaacaacgaccCGGCCCAGGCGTGGAaccgtcggcgtcgggcGGCGGAGAGCGTCAAGGTCATGATCGACTCGACGCGCACGCTCGTCAGCGAGGTGGCCGCCGGGCGTGGCCTGGGCTTCGGCATCGTGTCTACCATCtccaacgtcgtcggccgcaaGTCGAACTTCAAGAAGGACTCGCTGCGTTCCTGTGGCTacaagctcgccgaggagctgctggcccAGGGCAACTCGGTCGACCAGGTCGTCGACAACATGTGGCTCACGGCCtttggcggcatcggcgtccCC TTCTACGAGGTGATGGAGTTCTTCCTCCGCCGCGAGAACGCCTCCATCTGGGCCGAAGTACAGACGTTGGCGCAGGCCAAGGACGAAGACGGACTCCACGCCTACGTCCGGGAGGCGCAGCGTCTGACGAGCTCGCAGCGCAACGTGCGCGCCgccacggcgccggccgaggtcgagggcaagTCGATCCAGCCGGGCAACCTTGTCGTGATGCTCCTT GGCGAGGCCGGACGCAACCCAAAGGAggttgccgacgccgccaagttCGACCCGCAGCGCAAGGTGGACGCCGTGACGGCCTTCAGCTATGGGCAGCACGAGTGCGTGGCCAAGGACATCGCGACGGCGTTCATCGTCGGGCTCGTGAAGCTTGTGGCCGATCTGAAGCAGctgcggccggcgccgggccaGATGGGCCTCGTCAAGACGATCCGCGTGGGCTCCGAGAAGGCCTACCTCAACGACAGCTGGTCGTATCTTGGCTTCGATGCCAGCA CCTGGAAGGTTCACTTTGATGGCCATGGAAAGGGGGGCTTCCAGGGGGATGCGCAGCCCAACAAACCTATTGACTTGGGGCAATACTACTACCTTCTGCAGAAGCGTAAGGACGACCTGTTCAACGGCGCTAACGGCAGCTCGTGA
- a CDS encoding Sporulation associated protein, with translation MDTKTRAAEVATDHDSRRSDIWYIRFLAPAIDVLLRTQTSPVPKPSPILAVMPAALSNGGQGPAQAPVPKKLVLCFDGTGNTFTGSNSDTNVVKILSKLDRNDPNQYHYYQTGIGTYDINDESVNKSWFGEVRSSLSQTIDQGIGTTFDAHVLAGYRFLMRYYDSGDKIYMFGFSRGAFTAKFLARMIHTVGLLCKGNEEMVPFAYRLYQRYLAGEVEDFIVAHPKKSKKHKGKAASTSNGDNIEPSDVEDEEPALDEHHENGDPVAHGHRYEVARDEIEAFSDTFCRKETSMHCGQMEESNIKVFFLGIWDCVNSVAVLERTTPVPVPVAGTAHHVRHAVAVDERRVKFKAALLAQDIRDTSHTHEDIKEVWFPGCHGDVGGGWPASDDNPLDNRGEMTFWERVKNFWTTRNDKRLSKALGCDRFQMSDVPLAWMIREVELVGANEPSAALKWRESVHAFKARFAKKKKQALKGVIHDSLAFGSGTAFFKVLLWKFMEWLPFITRWELEDKGWQNVRFPLNKGHTRDIPKDAVLHESLLWRLKNDPTYCPGNNHGGRLPPCLKHKDAVAECEPATDAEAEETLEHKIYKIVRSASDL, from the exons ATGGACACCAAGACACGGGCGGCTGAGGTTGCCACAGATCACGATTCACGACGCAGTG ACATTTGGTATATCAGGTTTCTCGCGCCGGCTATTGATGTCCTTCTCAGAACCCAAACCTCTCCTGTTCCAAAACCTTCGCCAATTCTAGCCGTTATGCCTGCAGCTTTGAGCAATGGCGGTCAAGGGCCAGCACAGGCTCCTGTCCCGAAGAAGCTGGTTCTCTGTTTCGACGGCACCGGCAACACCTTCACTGGTTCCAACTCGGATACCAATGTTGTCAAAATCCTGAGCAAGCTGGATCGCAATGATCCGAATCAGTACCACTACTACCAGA CTGGCATCGGCACGTACGACATCAACGATGAATCCGTCAACAAGAGCTGGTTCGGCGAGGTTCGAAGTTCTCTGTCACAGACCATTGACCAAGGAATCGGCACAACGTTCGACGCTCATGTCCTTGCTGGCTACCGCTTCCTCATGCGTTACTACGATTCC GGAGACAAGATCTACATGTTCGGTTTTAGCAGAGGTGCCTTCACGGCCAAGTTTCTGGCACGCATGATTCACACCGTTGGCCTGCTGTGCAAAGGCAACGAGGAGATGGTCCCCTTTGCCTACCGTCTCTACCAGCGCTACCTGGCAGGTGAGGTTGAGGACTTCATCGTGGCACACCCCAAGAAGTCCAAGAAACACAAGGGTAAGGCTGCATCTACATCGAATGGAGACAACATAGAGCCAAGCGACGTagaggacgaggagccaGCCCTAGACGAACATCACGAAAACGGCGACCCGGTCGCCCACGGGCACAGATATGAGGTCGCCCGGGACGAGATCGAAGCATTCAGCGATACGTTCTGTCGTAAGGAGACGTCGATGCACTGCGGACAGATGGAAGAGTCCAACATCAAggtcttcttcctcggcatctgGGACTGCGTCAACTCCGtggccgtcctcgagcggACCACACCCGTGCCCGTCCCTGTCGCCGGCACGGCGCACCACGTCCggcacgccgtcgccgtcgacgagcgccgCGTCAAGTTCAaagccgccctcctcgcccaggaCATCCGCGACACGAGCCACACGCACGAGGACATCAAGGAGGTCTGGTTCCCCGGCTGCCACGgggacgtcggcggcgggtggcCCGCCTCCGACGACAACCCCCTCGACAACCGCGGCGAGATGACTTTTTGGGAGCGCGTCAAGAACTTTTGGACGACGCGCAATGACAAGAGGCTCAGTAAGGCGCTCGGCTGCGACCGGTTCCAGATGAGCGACGTCCCGTTGGCCTGGATGATccgcgaggtcgagctcgtcggcgcaAATGAGCCGTCGGCGGCTCTCAAATGGCGTGAAAGCGTACACGCTTTCAAGGCACGGTtcgcgaagaagaagaagcaagcGCTGAAGGGAGTCATTCATGATTCTCTCGCCTTTGGCAGcgggacggccttcttcaagGTGCTGCTGTGGAAGTTCATGG AGTGGTTACCCTTCATTACACGCTGGGAGCTCGAGGACAAAGGGTGGCAGAACGTTCGTTTCCCTCTCAACAAGGGCCACACTCGGGATATTCCCAAGGACGCCGTCCTCCACGAGTCCCTTCTGTGGCGTCTGAAGAACGATCCGACCTACTGTCCCGGGAACAATCACGGCGGACGGCTCCCGCCTTGCTTGAAACACAAGGATGCCGTTGCTGAATGCGAGCCTGCGACAGACGCCGAGGCAGAGGAAACCCTTGAACACAAGATTTACAAGATCGTGAGGTCGGCATCTGATCTTTGA
- a CDS encoding putative Cis-3-chloroacrylic acid dehalogenase — MPYYQVYHTYPLSLSQRQSIALSITNLHCSAFNTPAFFVHVTFSKQDLSSDDGTYFMAGKSHSANSNRIVALVRTSDSRTKDDFDKLAASIEDAWNGALREGNADGAEQVDGLDESKRLMMVVFTPMLAIREGGMAIPEAGHEEAWLTQQLPYIREMAEKHNVGDFKLLLEEMNQREAVGKHAG; from the coding sequence ATGCCTTATTATCAGGTCTACCATACCTatcctctctccctctcacaGAGGCAGTCCATTGCCCTGTCCATCACAAACCTGCACTGCAGCGCCTTCAACACCCCGGCATTCTTCGTACATGTGACCTTCAGCAAGCAAGACCTCTCTTCCGATGATGGAACCTACTTCATGGCTGGGAAGTCGCACTCCGCCAACTCCAATCGCATCGTTGCGCTGGTTCGCACGTCAGATTCTCGAACAAAGGACGACTTTGATAAACTGGCAGCTAGCATCGAAGACGCATGGAACGGGGCCCTCAGAGAGGGAAACGCAGATGGTGCTGAGCAGGTCGATGGGCTCGACGAATCTAAGCGGCTCATGATGGTTGTTTTTACCCCGATGCTGGCGATCCGGGAGGGCGGCATGGCCATTCCCGAGGCAGGCCATGAGGAAGCTTGGCTGACGCAGCAGCTGCCATACATTAGGGAGATGGCAGAGAAACACAATGTGGGCGATTTCAAACTCTTGCTAGAGGAGATGAACCAAAGAGAGGCCGTTGGTAAGCATGCTGGGTAG
- a CDS encoding Ankyrin repeat protein, with the protein MRLFGSPEAKEAPPPQWDNDHDRIRAWLEPTDFLGESSEFKRHLALQAPGTGLWLKETPQFKQWISSTGASHLQINGATGVGKSVLAASVVQQLSQPSEDGRHHAPVLFFFGKYGRHRPERPFGEYEFSVRIVKDWLAQLLPHSVALQEALLGVVNRSSPSVDELWDYLRIGIASVQHIYFVVDGMYHTEPAFAANLLSRLDKSVHSPPGVVRILTTNRFSENETMRPATASLLQIGLDEARVQPDIEAFVANRVEASDLTPPRPKELVQAISSRFRGVFLYSRLLLDMVLSDLQAGRRVQIDKLPADLRTLFNQILARSAEELGIDAHVQATLLACLTSTLRPLSIQELESFLQFVVKTVPEAAAGAISRQACGPFVDVFADNTVDLAHHSFYEFLLDEGRETKAHKKIADEADVVNEECQATDALGIGTQGLVHPGHIGETATAEFPVLKPVASHRQLSLACLHVNLRVLQENALDATTRYPFFEYSKEQWLRHVVHDKKIDDDVLFETLEAFRKLFKSMDFDPIRKRRPQSAADLINSFWPTEHESPLHLAACTGLVNYARRYLPEWRNAQREASAGMFSFSAVQKPSVLESALHHAVLNGHLDTMLVLWPHDDSSFHWTPGVQSDLFFSALSRHPKILKALLRLGLTPDRIPDFKRSVKNHSRNFRVAGCIVQVLADLDAELVSHLMGAYASEGLPEPMAVLLRSEQYSTSEIIRKNNPLARVCGAVAKSAGHVECLRLLLPVYPEIEARSSQGKPTSGVDGNDYVEARAALHLLAGSWEDSHHIFSAEMFDILIAAGADVETTDAYGNTPILCLFTTDSIQAWRGYFGLSQFGSGENREVTEALRHLLRAGADVSVPGQHGGGLLHEALSRNLNIEMLELLIEYGADIHALKSTSPANDGNGPRKTPLLAAYWASQETPLTFTGIIYNIVNSLSEVTEFLISRGAGIGDAGDPIHVIDTALQHCDAESFRMLLATDTEQTCFDPCLFTISTALKGVEHKDNVFLRDQDKTLRDPLPYIKALVDAGANLEARRQPDGVTPLLFSLRFPPHISEAFVAAGSDLFAQDHRGRGALFLLMPPADDWSWPGPDLDRMSNLIQSRGLDPGARDEYGNSLAHVAVGVGSKHGADPNVPFHIESLLECLVNYNVSLGAQNYAGQTPLHALFDYRTGMHHNHAGALDHIAKVLGFFSRTGEIIDVNATDNEGLTPLHFAAIGTGSSSPSILHLLQSHGADLRSKARSSRNALHLACRARNSAAVGYLIDQAPDLVHQVDGDGRTPLFDACISGLVESVGALLRAGARLDAVDAQGRTPLDACAEFLQERENWAVSLSRWLQGNFAACDVYRPSMPPGAPPALKENCFGQRETMFRDMFRETRSDLLQNEGMSIRSVVRALLDAGVETTWPSRPGGNDNTVCDRSGHSIDSHVSALLQGHYSNQHPGNSYFDSTGRARPSEEVEALTTTDDILRDPWRHISHLSPDDVRQLVEKDANLVGCLVVDDKKLTASHRYLHGVSFVEYAAANGMTETVMALGDTVQYGTEGAGTRLDRWTSEALLPDADKEITVARYAVNRPSTFPQPEDVKTLGDLIRHTQWLWEPLLQVACRRTAPNMEMVRTLVERCGVDLRRPSLEVYATEDKPVLPYNILLHILAKEQAFWHLEALRYLLERGADVDSRDQRHQTPLLVAVSNPGVFTHRFVELLLEFGADPNYKVYYLTDTCVSLATGKSLAILQAHSAVKERPPESGQTDRPQVSVVSLFGR; encoded by the coding sequence ATGAGGCTCTTTGGTAGCCCCGAGGCCAAAGaggctcctcctccccaaTGGGATAACGACCACGACAGGATCCGGGCCTGGCTTGAACCGACAGACTTCCTTGGTGAGTCATCCGAGTTCAAGCGGCACCTCGCTCTGCAGGCACCGGGTACCGGCCTCTGGCTCAAAGAGACACCGCAGTTCAAGCAATGGATCTCGTCTACCGGCGCAAGCCACCTCCAGATCAACGGTGCCACGGGTGTTGGAAAATCTGTTCTTGCTGCGTCGGTCGTGCAGCAGTTGAGCCAGCCAAGCGAGGATGGGCGGCACCATGCCCCTGTGCTGTTCTTCTTTGGCAAATATGGCCGACATCGTCCTGAACGCCCGTTCGGCGAATACGAGTTCTCGGTACGCATAGTGAAGGACTGGCTGGCCCAGCTTCTCCCGCACAGCGTCGCCCTACAAGAGGCGCTGCTAGGAGTAGTCAACAGATCGTCGCCCTCAGTTGATGAGCTCTGGGACTATTTACGCATTGGAATAGCGTCTGTACAACATATCTACTTCGTAGTCGACGGGATGTATCATACGGAGCCTGCCTTTGCCGCAAATTTGCTTTCACGGCTCGACAAGTCGGTCCATTCCCCGCCTGGAGTCGTCAGAATCCTGACGACCAATCGCTTCTCAGAGAACGAAACTATGCgtccagcaacagcatcgCTGTTGCAAATTGGCCTGGATGAAGCCCGAGTCCAACCAGACATCGAGGCTTTTGTTGCCAATCGGGTCGAGGCCTCTGATTTGACTCCACCTCGGCCCAAGGAACTGGTTCAGGCGATATCCTCGAGATTCCGAGGGGTGTTTCTATACTCTCGCTTGCTGCTCGACATGGTCTTGTCAGATCTCCAGGCCGGGCGACGTGTTCAGATCGACAAACTCCCTGCTGACCTGAGAACCCTGTTCAACCAGATTCTGGCTCGGAGCGCAGAAGAGCTGGGGATCGATGCTCATGTCCAAGCCACCCTGTTAGCCTGTCTCACTTCCACCTTGCGACCCTTGAGCATCCAGGAGTTGGAGAGCTTCTTGCAATTTGTGGTAAAGACAGTACCCGAGGCCGCGGCTGGTGCCATTTCTCGACAGGCATGTGGTCCCTTTGTAGACGTTTTCGCAGACAACACGGTCGATTTAGCCCACCATTCATTCTACGAGTTTCTTCTGGACGAGGGGAGAGAAACGAAGGCCCACAAGAAGATCGCCGACGAAGCAGACGTAGTCAACGAGGAGTGTCAAGCCACTGACGCCTTGGGTATTGGGACCCAAGGTCTCGTGCATCCTGGCCACATCGGCGAGACAGCCACCGCTGAGTTTCCGGTATTGAAGCCCGTGGCATCTCATAGACAGCTTTCTTTGGCCTGTCTTCACGTCAACCTTCGAGTCTTGCAGGAGAATGCCCTCGACGCTACCACCAGGTATCCCTTTTTCGAATACTCCAAGGAACAATGGCTCCGTCACGTCGTCCACGACAAGAAaattgacgacgacgttctTTTCGAAACTCTGGAAGCGTTCAGGAAGCTCTTCAAGAGCATGGACTTTGACCCTATCCGAAAAAGACGGCCGCAATCCGCAGCGGACCTGATCAACAGCTTTTGGCCGACCGAACACGAATCGCCGCTTCACCTGGCCGCGTGTACAGGGCTGGTCAACTACGCTCGAAGGTACCTCCCTGAGTGGCGTAACGCTCAGCGGGAGGCGAGTGCAGGCATGttttccttctcggccgttCAGAAACCATCGGTACTGGAGTCGGCACTGCACCACGCCGTTTTGAATGGCCACCTGGACACGATGTTGGTTCTTTGGCCGCACGACGACAGCTCGTTCCATTGGACACCGGGGGTACAATCGGACCTATTCTTCTCGGCGCTTAGCAGACATCCCAAGATTCTCAAGGCACTGTTGAGACTAGGCCTCACCCCCGACAGAATTCCCGACTTCAAGAGATCTGTCAAAAACCACTCGAGGAATTTCAGGGTTGCGGGTTGTATTGTTCAGGTTCTTGCTGATCTGGATGCCGAACTCGTGTCCCACCTCATGGGCGCGTACGCGTCTGAAGGTTTGCCTGAACCTATGGCGGTGCTCCTGCGCTCTGAACAGTACAGCACAAGTGAGATTATCCGGAAGAACAACCCGCTTGCCCGAGTCTGCGGTGCCGTGGCAAAGTCTGCCGGTCATGTTGAGTGTCTCCGGCTTCTGCTCCCGGTCTATCCCGAGATCGAAGCCAGATCCAGTCAAGGGAAACCGACATCGGGAGTCGATGGCAACGACTACGTCGAGGCCAGAGCAGCTCTGCACCTCCTCGCTGGCTCTTGGGAAGACTCTCATCACATCTTCTCAGCCGAGATGTTTGACATCCTAATTGCTGcaggcgccgacgtcgagaccaCGGACGCGTACGGAAATACACCGATCCTTTGCCTTTTCACCACTGATTCTATCCAAGCTTGGCGTGGATATTTTGGGCTCAGCCAGTTTGGTAGTGGTGAGAATCGGGAGGTGACGGAAGCTTTACGGCATCTCCTCCGAGCCGGCGCTGACGTTTCGGTCCCTGGTCAGCACGGAGGTGGACTCCTTCACGAAGCCCTGTCCAGAAACCTGAACATTGAGATGTTGGAATTGTTGATAGAGTATGGGGCAGATATTCATGCCCTGAAAAGTACATCACCCGCGAACGATGGCAACGGGCCAAGGAAAACCCCCCTCCTGGCGGCATACTGGGCCTCCCAAGAAACGCCTTTAACGTTTACTGGCATCATATACAACATCGTCAACAGCCTCAGCGAAGTGACGGAATTCCTCATATCGAGAGGTGCGGGGATTGGGGATGCCGGAGACCCGATCCATGTTATAGACACGGCCCTTCAGCACTGCGATGCCGAATCGTTCAGGATGCTGTTGGCGACTGACACGGAACAGACGTGCTTCGACCCCTGTCTCTTCACCATCTCTACGGCCCTGAAAGGCGTAGAGCACAAGGACAATGTCTTCCTGCGGGATCAGGACAAGACCCTACGCGATCCTCTGCCGTATATCAAAGCGCTGGTTGACGCGGGCGCAAATCTCGAAGCGCGGCGGCAACCCGACGGCGTCACTCCGCTGCTCTTCAGCCTCCGGTTCCCGCCGCACATATCCGAAGCGTTTGTGGCCGCCGGCAGTGATTTGTTTGCCCAGGATCACAGGGGCAGAGGCGCTTTGTTCCTTCTGATGCCCCCCGCTGACGACTGGAGCTGGCCTGGCCCTGACCTCGACCGGATGAGCAACCTAATCCAGAGTCGTGGCTTGGATCCCGGTGCCAGAGACGAATACGGGAACAGCCTCGCTCACGTTGCCGTAGGCGTTGGATCGAAGCATGGCGCGGATCCAAACGTCCCTTTCCACATCGAGTCCTTGCTCGAGTGCCTCGTCAACTATAACGTCTCCTTGGGAGCCCAGAACTACGCGGGACAAACGCCTCTTCACGCCTTGTTCGACTACAGAACCGGGATGCACCACAACCATGCCGGCGCCCTGGATCACATTGCCAAGGTactcggcttcttctcccgcACGGGTGAAATCATCGACGTCAACGCAACCGACAACGAGGGCCTCACGCCTCTTCACTTCGCCGCCATTGGCACTGGGTCATCCAGTCCTTCCATACTCCATCTTCTCCAGTCGCATGGTGCGGACCTACGAAGCAAAGCCAGAAGCAGCCGAAACGCGTTGCATCTGGCTTGCAGGGCGAGGAACTCGGCTGCAGTCGGCTACCTCATCGACCAAGCACCCGATCTCGTCCATCAAGTTGACGGTGATGGCCGTACGCCCTTGTTCGACGCCTGTATATCAGGACTGGTGGAATCAGTAGGCGCTTTGCTCCGGGCCGGTGCGAGACTCGACGCGGTTGATGCCCAAGGCCGGACGCCTCTCGACGCCTGCGCCGAGTTTCTGCAAGAACGGGAAAATTGGGCTGTGAGCCTCTCAAGATGGCTCCAGGGAAATTTTGCCGCATGCGATGTGTATCGACCGTCCATGCCCCCTGGTGCTCCGCCAGCCCTCAAGGAGAACTGCTTTGGACAACGAGAGACCATGTTCCGCGACATGTTTAGAGAAACAAGATCGGACCTGCTGCAGAACGAAGGAATGTCGATTCGATCAGTCGTAAGAGCGTTGCTAGACGCGGGTGTCGAGACCACatggccttctcgtccgGGGGGCAACGACAATACTGTCTGTGACCGGTCTGGACATTCTATCGATTCCCATGTCTCGGCTTTATTACAGGGTCATTATAGCAACCAGCACCCAGGCAACAGCTATTTCGACTCGACTGGACGTGCGAGGCCCTCTGAAGAGGTTGAAGCCCTCACTACCACAGACGATATTCTGCGGGACCCTTGGAGGCATATATCACACTTGTCACCCGACGATGTTCGCCAGTTGGTTGAGAAGGACGCCAACCTGGTCGGGTGtctggtcgtcgacgacaagaaacTGACCGCAAGTCATCGGTACTTACACGGCGTGAGCTTTGTCGAGTACGCTGCAGCCAACGGAATGACAGAGACGGTGATGGCGCTCGGAGACACGGTTCAATACGGCACCGAAGGCGCCGGCACACGGCTCGATCGATGGACGAGCGAAGCCTTGCTGCCGGACGCGGACAAGGAAATCACGGTGGCCCGCTACGCCGTGAACCGTCCGTCTACATTTCCGCAGCCAGAAGACGTCAAGACGCTGGGAGACCTGATACGGCACACGCAATGGCTGTGGGAGCCTCTTCTGCAAGTCGCCTGCAggcggacggcgccgaacaTGGAGATGGTCAGGACGCTGGTGGAGAGATGCGGCGTGGACCTGCGTCGACCGAGTTTGGAGGTTTACGCCACCGAAGACAAGCCCGTCCTGCCGTACAACATCCTCCTGCACATCCTGGCCAAAGAGCAGGCGTTCTGGcacctcgaggccctgcggTATCTGCTAGAAcggggcgccgacgtcgacagcCGCGACCAGCGGCACCAGACGCCGCTGCTCGTGGCCGTCAGCAACCCAGGCGTCTTCACCCATAGGTTCGTCGAGCTTCTGCTCGAGTTCGGGGCCGATCCCAACTACAAGGTATACTACCTTACGGATACATGTGTTTCCCTTGCGACTGGCAAAAGCCTGGCCATCTTGCAGGCCCACAGCGCAGTCAAGGAGCGCCCGCCTGAGTCGGGCCAAACCGACCGTCCACAAGTTTCGGTTGTTAGTCTCTTTGGCCGATGA